A genome region from Myroides fluvii includes the following:
- a CDS encoding PLP-dependent cysteine synthase family protein produces MKEEIQAFDNVISLVGDTPLVKLDNVTASLKGHFYGKVEAFNAGQSAKDRIALHIIETAEKQGILKPGGTIVETTSGNTGFSIAMISAIKGYKCILSVSDKSSPDKIDMLRAMGAKVYVCPANVAADDPRSYYEVAKRVHEETPGSIYINQYFNELNTEAHYLSTGPEIWEQTKGKITHFVCCSGTGGTISGTARYLKEKNPAIQILGVDAYGSVLKKYHETGELDPNEIAPYKIEGLGKNLIPSATDFSVIDHFVKVTDKDAALVARALARTEGLFLGYTSGAVLQATRLYAEQGMFDENSVVVMLFPDHGSRYMSKIYSDDWMRQQGFLDESEPKNEINYIK; encoded by the coding sequence ATGAAAGAAGAAATCCAAGCTTTTGATAATGTGATTTCCTTAGTAGGAGATACGCCTTTAGTGAAATTGGACAACGTTACCGCTTCATTAAAAGGACATTTTTACGGAAAAGTTGAAGCCTTTAATGCAGGACAATCAGCAAAAGATAGAATTGCATTACACATTATTGAAACAGCAGAAAAACAGGGAATCTTAAAGCCAGGAGGAACAATTGTAGAAACTACTTCTGGAAATACAGGATTTAGTATTGCGATGATTAGTGCAATTAAAGGGTATAAATGTATCCTTTCTGTCAGTGATAAATCATCTCCAGATAAGATCGATATGCTACGTGCTATGGGGGCAAAAGTATATGTTTGCCCAGCTAACGTGGCTGCTGATGATCCAAGATCATATTATGAAGTAGCGAAAAGAGTGCATGAGGAAACACCTGGATCCATCTATATTAATCAATATTTTAATGAACTAAATACAGAAGCTCATTATTTATCTACAGGACCGGAAATTTGGGAACAAACAAAAGGAAAAATTACGCATTTCGTTTGTTGTTCTGGAACTGGAGGAACGATTTCTGGAACAGCTCGTTATCTGAAAGAAAAAAATCCAGCCATTCAAATTCTAGGTGTTGATGCTTATGGATCTGTACTAAAGAAATATCATGAAACAGGCGAATTGGATCCCAATGAAATTGCCCCGTATAAAATTGAAGGATTAGGAAAAAACTTGATTCCATCAGCTACAGATTTCTCCGTGATTGACCACTTTGTCAAAGTAACGGATAAAGACGCAGCTTTAGTAGCGAGAGCATTAGCGCGTACAGAAGGTCTATTCTTAGGGTATACTTCTGGAGCTGTATTACAAGCTACTCGCTTATATGCTGAACAAGGAATGTTCGACGAAAATAGTGTAGTTGTTATGCTATTCCCTGATCATGGATCTCGTTATATGAGCAAAATTTATAGCGATGATTGGATGCGTCAGCAAGGGTTTCTCGATGAAAGTGAACCTAAAAATGAAATTAACTACATCAAGTAA